The Nocardia terpenica genome has a segment encoding these proteins:
- a CDS encoding winged helix-turn-helix transcriptional regulator translates to MPPVDDDARAALNPVAATFDLLGDRLTLTILRHAFADHARRFGQWSAHTGAPPAVLSARLTALVDAGVLTRTPQSGTGERFEYRLTELGLATWEILVCVWAWQREWTTEGALLPELVHPGCGHRGPPTLGCRGCGRTVTTRDTAVELAPDTLWRLTSGRRRSPTPARSGGGFGEIMEAIGDRWSAVVTGLALAGVRRFGEFRAALHISPTTLTERLSRLCAAGILYRADGPGREYRLTPRGRALFGVFAFLLAWAERAHPDGPESGLRIRHRDCGAALTPALRCRGCDTTLERTAVRFEAISRLPTAEPGRRPSA, encoded by the coding sequence GTGCCGCCGGTCGACGATGACGCACGCGCCGCGCTCAACCCGGTCGCGGCGACGTTCGACCTGCTCGGCGACCGGCTCACGCTGACCATCCTGCGGCACGCCTTCGCCGATCACGCCCGGCGCTTCGGCCAGTGGAGCGCGCACACCGGTGCGCCCCCGGCGGTGCTCAGTGCCCGGCTGACCGCCCTCGTCGACGCCGGAGTGCTCACGCGCACACCGCAATCCGGCACGGGCGAGCGGTTCGAGTACCGGCTGACCGAGCTCGGCCTGGCCACCTGGGAGATCCTGGTCTGCGTGTGGGCATGGCAGCGCGAGTGGACCACCGAGGGCGCGCTGCTGCCCGAACTCGTACACCCGGGCTGCGGCCACCGCGGTCCGCCGACGCTCGGGTGCCGGGGCTGCGGGCGCACCGTGACCACCCGCGACACCGCGGTGGAACTCGCGCCGGATACGCTGTGGCGCTTGACCTCCGGGCGGCGGCGCTCGCCCACCCCGGCGCGCAGCGGCGGCGGCTTCGGCGAGATCATGGAGGCGATCGGCGACCGCTGGAGCGCCGTGGTCACCGGGCTCGCCCTCGCGGGCGTCCGGCGCTTCGGCGAATTCCGTGCGGCACTGCATATTTCGCCGACCACGCTGACCGAGCGACTGTCCCGGCTGTGCGCCGCCGGAATTCTGTACCGCGCGGATGGGCCGGGCCGCGAGTACCGGCTCACCCCGCGCGGGCGAGCGTTGTTCGGCGTCTTCGCTTTTCTGCTCGCGTGGGCGGAGCGCGCCCACCCCGACGGGCCCGAATCGGGCCTGCGCATCCGGCACCGCGACTGCGGGGCGGCGCTCACTCCGGCCCTGCGCTGCCGGGGGTGCGATACCACCCTCGAGCGCACAGCCGTTCGCTTCGAAGCGATTTCGCGGCTACCGACCGCCGAGCCGGGGCGGCGGCCGAGCGCTTGA
- a CDS encoding S10 family peptidase, whose amino-acid sequence MSNDPVSGGGAPAASNGGDQPFFDPVVYGNGPDDNVTDVTETAAITHHSITVGGRQIAYTVTAGHLVTVDPSSSQPNAKMFYVAFTEDGQAEETRPVTFFYNGGPGSSSVFLLLGSFAPRRIKTNMPDFTPPAPYTLEDNPDSLIDKSDLVFINPVGTGYSAAVAPHKNREFWGTDQDAESIKDFIKRYLTKNNRWNSPKFLFGESYGTARSCVLAYRLHEDGVDLNGITLLSSILDYAQSGNPIGILPTAAADAWYHQRLGITAPPPDLGAFVTEVEQFASGPYAAALQAFPKPDPATVDKLSAYTGIDKTVLTSWSLVLGYPFLTALLADKSLALGAYDGRVTGIDSGIAGKVDPNSGGNDPTMAAVSGVYTTMWNLYLNEQLKYTSNSSYIDLNDQVFLNWDYSHVDPTGTKQSPTALYTAADLAAVMAINVDLKVLSANGYFDFVTPCYQTVLDLQHMPLQDQTVRQNLETRFYHSGHMIYLDGNSRTALKKDLSWLYDTVVGNREAMARVRELQQSAR is encoded by the coding sequence ATGAGCAATGATCCGGTTTCCGGCGGCGGCGCCCCGGCGGCGAGCAACGGCGGCGATCAGCCGTTCTTCGATCCGGTGGTGTACGGCAACGGACCCGACGACAATGTCACCGACGTCACCGAAACCGCGGCGATCACGCATCATTCGATCACGGTCGGCGGCAGGCAGATCGCCTACACGGTCACCGCCGGGCACCTGGTCACCGTCGATCCCAGCAGCTCACAGCCGAACGCGAAGATGTTCTACGTCGCGTTCACCGAGGACGGCCAGGCCGAGGAGACCCGGCCGGTCACCTTCTTCTACAACGGCGGACCGGGCTCCTCGTCGGTGTTCCTGCTGCTCGGTTCGTTCGCGCCGCGGCGCATCAAGACGAATATGCCCGATTTCACGCCACCGGCCCCCTACACCCTCGAGGACAATCCGGACAGTCTGATCGACAAAAGCGATCTGGTGTTCATCAATCCGGTAGGAACCGGTTACTCGGCGGCCGTTGCGCCGCACAAGAACCGCGAGTTCTGGGGCACCGATCAGGACGCGGAATCCATCAAGGACTTCATCAAGCGCTATCTGACGAAGAACAACCGTTGGAACTCCCCGAAATTTCTGTTCGGAGAATCCTATGGCACGGCCCGCAGTTGTGTGCTCGCCTATCGGCTGCACGAGGACGGCGTCGACCTCAACGGCATCACGCTGCTGTCGTCGATCCTCGATTACGCGCAGTCCGGCAACCCGATCGGCATCCTGCCCACCGCGGCCGCCGACGCCTGGTACCACCAGCGCCTGGGCATCACTGCCCCGCCGCCGGATCTGGGCGCGTTCGTGACCGAGGTGGAGCAGTTCGCCAGCGGGCCGTATGCCGCTGCGCTGCAAGCGTTTCCGAAGCCCGACCCGGCCACGGTCGACAAGCTGTCGGCCTACACCGGCATCGATAAGACGGTCCTCACGTCGTGGAGCCTGGTGCTGGGCTACCCGTTCCTCACCGCGCTGCTGGCGGACAAGAGCCTGGCGCTGGGCGCCTACGACGGCCGCGTCACCGGTATCGACTCCGGCATCGCGGGCAAGGTCGACCCGAACTCCGGCGGCAACGATCCGACCATGGCGGCCGTGTCCGGCGTCTACACCACGATGTGGAACCTGTACCTGAACGAGCAGCTGAAGTACACCTCGAACTCGTCCTACATCGACCTCAACGACCAGGTGTTCCTGAACTGGGACTACAGCCACGTCGACCCGACCGGCACCAAGCAGTCGCCCACCGCGCTGTACACGGCGGCGGACCTGGCCGCGGTGATGGCGATCAATGTGGATCTGAAGGTGTTGTCGGCCAACGGATATTTCGATTTCGTCACCCCCTGCTACCAGACGGTGCTGGACCTGCAGCACATGCCGCTGCAGGATCAGACGGTGCGGCAGAACCTGGAGACCCGCTTCTACCACTCCGGGCACATGATCTATCTGGACGGCAATTCCCGCACCGCCCTGAAAAAGGACCTGTCCTGGCTGTACGACACGGTGGTGGGCAATCGGGAGGCGATGGCCCGGGTGCGCGAGCTGCAACAGTCCGCGCGGTAG
- a CDS encoding serine hydrolase, producing MTTALRAAREALAEAGLRGSFLVRDLDSGDELGIDADRDYPIASLAKVPLAVSTLERVARGELDAATPIVVPPGRSVTPGPTGVSKFRYPATIALGDLVYLATTISDNAAADALFELTPPAAVTAELRRLGFDDITVRHLMRDLADTPVEWHGPERVYLAHALAIEAATSGRGHPVPQLDVGRASVASARSLVELLHGLWRPVTIAPEVAARVRELMGDNLIRQRLTPDFSSDASRWSSKTGTLLNLRHEIGVVEHADGQALAVAALTESRVAAATQPDAEASMAKVARILHDELRISRY from the coding sequence ATGACAACCGCGCTGCGCGCGGCCCGGGAGGCGTTGGCGGAGGCCGGTTTACGGGGCTCGTTCCTGGTCCGCGATCTGGACTCCGGCGACGAACTCGGCATCGACGCCGACCGGGACTATCCGATCGCCTCGCTGGCCAAGGTGCCGCTCGCGGTCTCCACCCTGGAGCGGGTGGCCCGCGGCGAACTCGACGCGGCCACGCCGATCGTGGTGCCGCCGGGCCGCAGCGTCACGCCGGGGCCGACCGGGGTGAGCAAGTTCCGGTATCCGGCCACCATCGCGCTGGGCGATCTGGTCTATCTGGCCACCACCATCAGCGACAATGCCGCGGCCGACGCCTTGTTCGAGCTGACCCCGCCCGCGGCGGTGACCGCCGAGCTGCGGCGGCTGGGTTTCGACGACATCACGGTGCGCCACCTCATGCGCGACCTCGCCGACACACCTGTCGAATGGCACGGGCCCGAGCGGGTGTATCTGGCGCACGCGCTGGCCATCGAGGCCGCGACCTCGGGGCGCGGGCATCCGGTGCCGCAGCTCGATGTCGGCCGGGCCAGCGTCGCCTCGGCGCGGTCGCTGGTGGAGCTGCTGCACGGGCTGTGGCGGCCGGTCACCATCGCGCCGGAGGTTGCGGCGCGGGTGCGGGAACTCATGGGCGACAACCTGATTCGGCAGCGGCTGACGCCCGATTTCAGTTCGGACGCGTCCCGCTGGTCGTCGAAGACCGGCACGCTGCTGAATCTGCGGCACGAGATCGGCGTGGTCGAGCACGCCGACGGCCAGGCGCTCGCGGTGGCCGCGCTCACCGAATCGCGGGTCGCGGCGGCGACGCAGCCGGACGCGGAGGCGAGCATGGCGAAGGTGGCCCGGATTCTGCACGACGAGCTGCGGATCTCGCGGTACTGA
- a CDS encoding carotenoid oxygenase family protein, with amino-acid sequence MTLREELVAPAAEALTNPYLEGPYAPCADEVTATDLPVLSGELPADLDGVYVRNGPNPQFAPLGRYHWFDGDGMLHAVHFDGGRATYRNRYVRTTEFEAERAAGTALWRGVIEPWDANPPGDRRERNSANTDVVFHHGNLLALWYRAGKPYALDPISLETRGADSFGGTLPGEVSAHAKVDEHTEELIFFDYGIHTPYLRYGVADPSGAVTHYTGLDLPGPRLPHDMAITENYSILMDLPLYNDPRAAAAGRFKLFFDRELPSRFAILPRYGRGGEARWFEARPGYIYHTVNAWEEGDEIVLVACRVARPSPASDRTHPLAQLLAYLRPEATLYRYRFDLRTGATREEPLDDVNTEFPAIDQRGTGRRGRWSYHMRLSVDRTMLFDAIVKYDIRTGAKQTRPFGDGLFGSELAVVPRPNATADDDAWLTMFAHNSHTGLAELWIYNAADLTPGPICRLGIPARVPLGFHATWISGNRMRAAARPTE; translated from the coding sequence GTGACACTGAGGGAAGAACTCGTCGCCCCGGCGGCCGAGGCGCTCACCAACCCGTACCTGGAGGGCCCGTACGCGCCGTGCGCCGACGAGGTCACCGCCACCGACCTCCCCGTGCTGTCCGGGGAACTCCCGGCCGACCTCGACGGCGTCTACGTGCGCAACGGTCCCAACCCGCAGTTCGCCCCGCTGGGTCGCTACCACTGGTTCGACGGCGACGGCATGCTGCACGCGGTCCACTTCGACGGCGGCCGCGCCACCTATCGCAATCGGTACGTGCGCACAACGGAATTCGAGGCCGAGCGGGCGGCGGGCACGGCGCTGTGGCGCGGGGTGATCGAACCCTGGGACGCCAACCCGCCCGGCGACCGCCGCGAACGCAACTCCGCCAACACCGATGTGGTGTTCCACCACGGCAACCTGCTGGCCCTGTGGTACCGCGCCGGGAAACCCTATGCGCTGGACCCGATCTCGCTGGAAACACGGGGGGCCGACTCCTTCGGCGGCACCCTGCCGGGCGAGGTGTCCGCGCACGCGAAGGTGGACGAGCACACCGAGGAACTGATCTTCTTCGACTACGGCATCCACACCCCCTACCTGCGCTACGGCGTGGCCGACCCTTCCGGCGCGGTCACCCACTACACCGGTCTCGACCTGCCGGGCCCGCGGCTGCCGCACGACATGGCGATCACCGAGAACTACTCCATCCTCATGGATCTGCCGCTGTACAACGATCCGCGCGCCGCGGCGGCCGGGCGGTTCAAGCTGTTCTTCGATCGCGAATTGCCCAGCCGCTTCGCGATTCTCCCGCGCTACGGCCGCGGCGGCGAGGCGCGCTGGTTCGAGGCGCGGCCGGGCTACATCTACCACACGGTCAACGCCTGGGAGGAGGGCGACGAGATCGTCCTGGTGGCCTGCCGGGTCGCCCGCCCGAGCCCGGCCTCCGACCGCACCCACCCCCTGGCGCAACTGCTGGCCTACCTGCGTCCGGAGGCAACGCTGTACCGGTACCGCTTCGACCTGCGCACCGGTGCCACCAGGGAAGAACCCCTCGACGACGTCAACACCGAATTCCCGGCCATCGACCAGCGCGGCACCGGCCGCCGCGGCCGCTGGTCCTATCACATGCGGTTATCCGTAGACCGCACAATGCTTTTCGACGCCATCGTCAAATACGACATCCGCACCGGCGCGAAACAGACCCGCCCCTTCGGCGACGGCCTCTTCGGCAGCGAACTCGCCGTGGTCCCACGCCCGAACGCCACCGCCGACGACGACGCCTGGCTGACCATGTTCGCCCACAACAGCCACACCGGCCTCGCCGAACTCTGGATCTACAACGCCGCCGACCTGACCCCGGGCCCGATCTGCCGCCTCGGCATCCCCGCCCGAGTCCCCCTGGGCTTCCACGCCACCTGGATCAGCGGCAACCGCATGCGCGCGGCCGCACGGCCGACCGAGTGA
- a CDS encoding LysR family transcriptional regulator — MDVVAACRAFVAVGGQGSFTAGAAAAEIPQSVASRRIAALERHFGARLFTRSARSATLTPFGREMLPTARRLVELAEAMDHDAERAKLRPFRVAVPANCPARLLARLVADGRRHGLTIDPHPAAPAERAALARTQEVRAALVATPPEDAAWRIPLGVADGAGPHASALYLATLRPGRADRDTRRRRVWIQPEDDVPHIRDPLTRLRDALGLQPGQVVVAASPVAAMAEVLDSADLLLCAPGEARELGLHWRPIGELDPARGYDIAAGQREDAGRLRELPEEIIGRCLGAPGPAREGGSDRWA, encoded by the coding sequence GTGGATGTGGTAGCCGCGTGCCGGGCCTTCGTCGCGGTCGGCGGGCAGGGCAGTTTCACGGCCGGGGCCGCGGCGGCGGAGATTCCGCAGTCGGTGGCCAGTCGGCGGATCGCGGCGCTGGAGCGGCATTTCGGCGCGCGGCTGTTCACGCGGTCGGCGCGCAGCGCCACCCTGACACCGTTCGGCCGGGAGATGCTGCCGACGGCCCGGCGGCTGGTCGAGCTCGCCGAGGCCATGGACCACGATGCCGAGCGCGCCAAGCTGCGGCCGTTCCGGGTGGCGGTGCCCGCGAACTGCCCCGCGCGGCTGCTGGCCCGGCTGGTGGCCGACGGGCGGCGGCACGGGCTGACCATCGATCCGCATCCGGCCGCCCCCGCCGAACGGGCGGCGCTGGCGCGCACGCAGGAGGTGCGGGCGGCGCTGGTCGCGACCCCGCCCGAGGATGCCGCGTGGCGAATCCCGTTGGGCGTGGCCGACGGTGCCGGGCCGCACGCGTCGGCGCTGTATCTGGCCACCCTGCGGCCGGGCCGCGCGGACCGCGACACCCGCCGACGGCGCGTGTGGATCCAGCCCGAGGACGATGTGCCCCACATTCGCGACCCGCTCACCCGGCTGCGCGATGCGCTGGGGCTGCAACCGGGGCAGGTGGTGGTGGCCGCCTCGCCCGTCGCGGCCATGGCCGAGGTGCTGGACTCCGCCGATCTGCTGCTGTGCGCGCCGGGCGAGGCCCGGGAGCTGGGCCTGCACTGGCGGCCGATCGGGGAGCTGGATCCGGCCCGCGGCTACGACATCGCCGCCGGGCAGCGGGAGGACGCCGGGCGGCTGCGGGAGCTGCCGGAGGAGATCATCGGCCGGTGCCTGGGCGCGCCCGGCCCGGCACGCGAGGGAGGATCGGACCGGTGGGCATGA
- a CDS encoding cupin, producing the protein MSATLVPVAAHADPPPAYGEITVTPLFSTTVGDKQIRLLDISMPPGKSTGWHYHDGPIYGFVRGGTLHHYNSTCASDGVYGPGGVISEASGKGYVHIGVNEGTEPVLLTALYTLPLDAPLAEPAPSPGCPGLP; encoded by the coding sequence ATGTCCGCGACCCTGGTTCCGGTGGCCGCGCACGCGGATCCACCCCCGGCCTACGGGGAGATCACCGTGACGCCGCTGTTCTCGACGACGGTGGGCGACAAGCAGATTCGGCTGCTGGACATCTCCATGCCGCCGGGGAAGTCGACGGGCTGGCACTATCACGACGGCCCGATCTACGGGTTCGTGCGCGGCGGCACGCTGCACCACTACAACTCGACCTGCGCGAGCGACGGGGTGTACGGCCCCGGGGGCGTCATCAGCGAGGCGAGCGGAAAAGGGTACGTGCACATCGGGGTCAACGAGGGCACCGAGCCGGTGCTGCTGACCGCGCTGTACACGCTCCCGCTCGACGCTCCCCTGGCCGAGCCCGCGCCGTCACCGGGCTGCCCGGGACTGCCCTGA
- a CDS encoding GNAT family N-acetyltransferase: protein MPVYSGNPVSFTVAEMTPRDAHAILAWHYEPPYEIYDMDDDSVEDELLDPRSPHYAVRDPAGDLTGFLAFGTAALPWGSPEPALYGPDGEVAVGLGMRPEVTGRGVGLSFVQAGLAFARNTFQPSYFRLFVFGWNERAIRVYERAGFRRVGTYLQPAAVGDNEFWEMRRN, encoded by the coding sequence ATGCCTGTGTATTCGGGAAACCCCGTGTCGTTCACGGTGGCGGAGATGACCCCGCGAGATGCGCATGCCATTCTCGCCTGGCACTACGAGCCCCCGTACGAGATCTACGACATGGACGACGATTCCGTGGAGGACGAGCTCCTGGATCCGCGCAGCCCGCACTACGCGGTCCGCGATCCGGCCGGTGATCTCACCGGATTCCTGGCCTTCGGCACCGCGGCACTGCCGTGGGGCAGCCCCGAACCGGCGCTGTACGGTCCCGACGGCGAGGTCGCCGTCGGGCTGGGCATGCGCCCGGAGGTGACCGGCCGCGGCGTCGGCCTGTCCTTCGTACAGGCCGGGCTGGCCTTCGCACGAAACACCTTCCAGCCGAGCTATTTCCGACTGTTCGTCTTCGGCTGGAACGAGCGAGCCATCCGCGTATACGAACGCGCCGGTTTCCGCCGCGTCGGCACCTACCTGCAACCAGCAGCGGTGGGAGACAACGAGTTCTGGGAAATGCGACGCAACTGA
- the bla gene encoding class A beta-lactamase translates to MPHSARRCGLALALAAALTALTACGSDKPSPATAPVTSAAPAPAGAEAEFASLETEYDARLGVYALDTGSGRIVAHRADERFPYASTVKSLAAGAILRSLPPGALDERLTYSRADLVSGSPVTEKHVDDGMTLREAVDAAVRYSDNTAANLLFAKLGGPKGLQQNLRDLGDTVTQVDRTEPDLNEATPGDPRDTSTPTAFAADLRRYVLGQALADPARALLTDMLRANTTGAELIRAGVPAGWVVGDKTGLASYGSRNDVAVLWPPNAAPIVLVVFTTRPDKDASYDNALIAKAAAAAVKALG, encoded by the coding sequence TTGCCGCATTCGGCTCGGCGCTGCGGCCTCGCGCTCGCACTCGCGGCCGCGCTCACCGCGCTGACAGCGTGCGGGAGCGACAAACCCTCGCCCGCGACCGCACCGGTGACCAGCGCCGCTCCGGCCCCCGCCGGGGCGGAGGCCGAATTCGCAAGCCTGGAAACCGAATACGACGCGCGCCTGGGCGTGTACGCGCTCGACACCGGCTCCGGCCGCATCGTGGCGCACCGCGCCGACGAGCGGTTCCCCTACGCGTCGACGGTGAAATCGCTGGCGGCGGGGGCGATCCTGCGCTCGCTGCCCCCGGGCGCGCTGGACGAGCGGCTCACCTACTCCCGCGCCGATCTGGTCTCCGGCTCGCCGGTCACCGAGAAGCACGTGGACGACGGCATGACGCTGCGCGAGGCCGTGGACGCGGCCGTCCGCTACAGCGACAACACCGCCGCCAACCTGCTGTTCGCCAAGCTCGGCGGCCCCAAGGGCCTGCAACAGAACCTGCGCGACCTCGGCGACACCGTGACCCAGGTGGATCGGACCGAACCCGATCTCAACGAGGCCACCCCCGGCGACCCCCGCGACACCAGTACCCCGACGGCCTTCGCCGCCGATCTGCGCCGGTACGTCCTCGGCCAGGCCCTGGCCGATCCCGCGCGGGCGCTGCTGACGGACATGTTGCGCGCCAACACGACCGGCGCGGAACTCATTCGCGCGGGCGTCCCCGCCGGATGGGTGGTCGGCGACAAGACCGGCCTGGCCTCCTACGGCAGCCGCAACGATGTCGCCGTGCTGTGGCCGCCGAACGCCGCCCCGATCGTCCTGGTGGTGTTCACGACTCGTCCGGACAAGGACGCCTCCTACGACAATGCGCTGATCGCCAAGGCGGCCGCCGCGGCCGTGAAAGCCCTGGGCTGA
- a CDS encoding LamG-like jellyroll fold domain-containing protein — protein MTAPYPAAVDRMAGNLTVPFAAGADRLPLRYRGEPSAHTAFADYDFAEHLARFGTDPRPRYILTVLEDIPGDTAVTVGYRTPQSDTATVTFTVPGGTIAGTSLMVPLGADAAKAVLKTVAVQGPKGQQPPVAAGSFGFTALLGDLAALLWVLGGDRDLLADHYGRVRAQHTVERATGLSLDLLGSDLSIPRFPPLPYGFAADTIALYHCEDTSDTVTVADAMTLYTGAGHPGTRLPTTVTGADGRFGSGLGFVYGQSEVTVPDHADFALPATASLTAECFVRPAPGGWRGAVLSKHTDMLDPAKPGWGLHLGNFRGLDRDVRLLVSDGTTRVELFADLSLDTDRFHHVAAVLDRVRGVTRLYVNGELRASDSTALGALTNAAPLRIGFDDTTGGGFSGSFFGTLDEIRISRAALTSFGPVLGEDDESYRSRLMLFRRWNLPTPTEIADALNGIVGLIDGVVDPITVSDAYEKSPVGSHTLTVRPTTLLPGESIDALGRRGIDEAEVCGTLADDPFDPRWLTYYSGPAANFPVGDPRMRQPLTRALDALHAVLVELEGHSEPVWVSGGYDPKAPDLRAVGRALIVWHPFVPAARLAALAHRAGFSWVRHRAATDDVYLSIADTSVVEITGGTGWFGTDLGAGNPTTPLGIQPLPPHEAQQRWSLLQAGPGRAELLGTVVANVTNIHPLAPGEVTVALEIRLGGRTYSATRRFTIGPQTLPASHTIGADGTQGVDESIAGSPADGAYAADYLVTVTDPLLNVAVPGSNRMQANVADRLGRLLAIAGKPITLASGWTPTGSGLDAVGRALTLMPGDASITLATLGVMAHGAGFDYVENTGSVIRVAQRAGEHLEILGPRDVEEGSATAFSLSPQASPAGGRRVEWSVATADDAAARLDGSTGERTTLLADHAGAIQVRARAPITDGGNPPYTVRVGLAQQLLDREKAGTKVVIRRDQYERIMNVLNELHPIGVEFDTTVIRAHVLELAVGQLDSFPAYTYPTYRLRGQHRTRPDRLD, from the coding sequence ATGACCGCGCCCTACCCGGCCGCCGTCGACCGCATGGCGGGCAACCTCACCGTCCCGTTCGCCGCGGGAGCGGACCGGCTTCCGCTGCGATACCGGGGCGAGCCGTCCGCGCACACGGCGTTCGCCGACTACGACTTCGCCGAGCACCTGGCACGATTCGGCACCGACCCGCGCCCGCGCTATATCCTCACCGTGCTCGAGGACATCCCCGGCGACACCGCCGTGACCGTCGGCTACCGCACGCCGCAATCGGACACGGCCACCGTGACATTCACCGTTCCCGGCGGCACGATCGCCGGGACCTCGCTGATGGTTCCGCTCGGCGCGGACGCGGCGAAGGCGGTGCTGAAAACCGTTGCCGTGCAGGGGCCGAAGGGGCAGCAGCCGCCCGTCGCCGCGGGCTCGTTCGGCTTCACGGCGCTGCTCGGCGATCTGGCCGCCCTGCTGTGGGTGCTCGGCGGCGACCGCGATCTGCTCGCGGACCACTACGGGCGGGTGCGCGCACAGCACACCGTCGAGCGGGCCACCGGCCTGTCGCTCGATCTCCTCGGCTCCGACCTCAGCATTCCCCGATTCCCGCCGCTGCCTTACGGTTTCGCGGCGGACACGATCGCGCTGTATCACTGCGAGGACACCTCCGACACGGTCACCGTCGCCGACGCCATGACCCTTTACACCGGCGCGGGACACCCCGGCACCCGGCTGCCCACCACCGTGACCGGCGCCGACGGGCGGTTCGGGTCGGGCCTGGGCTTCGTCTACGGCCAGTCCGAGGTCACCGTCCCCGATCACGCCGACTTCGCGCTGCCCGCGACGGCGAGCCTCACCGCGGAATGCTTCGTGCGGCCCGCTCCGGGCGGCTGGCGCGGGGCGGTCCTGTCCAAGCACACCGACATGCTCGACCCGGCCAAGCCCGGCTGGGGCCTGCACCTGGGCAACTTCCGCGGCCTGGATCGCGATGTGCGGCTACTGGTCTCGGACGGGACCACCCGGGTGGAGCTGTTCGCGGACCTGTCGCTGGACACCGACCGGTTCCACCACGTCGCGGCGGTGCTCGACCGCGTCCGCGGCGTGACCCGGCTGTACGTGAACGGTGAACTGCGCGCGAGCGATTCGACCGCGCTCGGCGCCCTCACCAATGCCGCGCCGCTGCGCATCGGGTTCGACGACACCACCGGCGGCGGCTTCAGCGGCAGCTTCTTCGGCACGCTGGACGAGATCCGGATCTCGCGCGCCGCGCTCACCTCCTTCGGCCCGGTGCTGGGTGAGGACGACGAGAGCTACCGCTCCCGGCTCATGCTGTTCCGGCGCTGGAACCTGCCCACGCCCACCGAGATCGCCGACGCGCTCAACGGGATCGTCGGATTGATCGACGGCGTCGTCGATCCGATCACCGTCTCCGACGCCTACGAGAAGTCGCCGGTCGGCTCGCACACCCTCACCGTCCGGCCGACCACACTGCTGCCGGGCGAGTCGATCGATGCGCTCGGCCGCCGCGGCATCGACGAGGCCGAGGTCTGCGGCACCCTCGCCGACGACCCGTTCGACCCGCGCTGGCTGACCTACTACAGCGGCCCGGCCGCGAACTTCCCCGTCGGCGATCCGCGCATGCGGCAGCCGCTGACCCGCGCCCTGGACGCGCTGCACGCCGTCCTGGTGGAACTGGAAGGCCACAGCGAACCCGTCTGGGTCAGTGGGGGATACGACCCGAAGGCCCCGGATCTGCGGGCGGTCGGCCGCGCCCTGATCGTGTGGCATCCGTTCGTGCCCGCCGCGCGGCTGGCCGCGCTCGCGCATCGCGCGGGGTTCTCCTGGGTGCGGCACCGGGCCGCCACCGACGACGTGTACCTGTCGATCGCCGACACCTCGGTCGTCGAGATCACCGGCGGCACCGGCTGGTTCGGCACCGACCTCGGCGCGGGCAACCCGACGACCCCGCTCGGCATCCAGCCGCTGCCGCCGCACGAGGCGCAGCAGCGGTGGTCGCTGCTGCAGGCCGGGCCCGGACGGGCGGAACTGCTCGGCACCGTCGTCGCCAACGTGACCAATATTCATCCCCTGGCGCCCGGCGAGGTGACCGTGGCGCTGGAGATCCGGCTCGGCGGCCGAACCTATTCGGCCACACGACGATTCACCATCGGCCCGCAGACCCTCCCGGCCAGCCACACGATCGGCGCGGACGGCACCCAGGGCGTCGACGAATCGATCGCGGGCAGCCCGGCCGACGGCGCGTACGCGGCCGACTACCTGGTCACCGTCACCGACCCGCTGCTGAATGTCGCTGTGCCCGGGTCGAATCGGATGCAGGCGAATGTCGCCGACCGCCTCGGGCGGCTGCTCGCCATCGCCGGGAAACCGATCACCCTGGCGTCGGGCTGGACCCCCACCGGCAGCGGGCTCGATGCCGTCGGCCGGGCGCTCACGCTCATGCCCGGCGACGCGTCGATCACGCTGGCGACGCTGGGTGTCATGGCGCACGGGGCCGGATTCGACTACGTGGAGAACACCGGCAGCGTGATCCGGGTGGCGCAGCGCGCGGGCGAGCACCTGGAAATCCTCGGCCCGCGCGATGTCGAGGAGGGCAGCGCGACCGCATTCTCGTTGTCGCCGCAGGCGAGTCCGGCGGGCGGACGGCGCGTGGAGTGGTCGGTCGCGACCGCCGACGACGCGGCCGCCCGCCTCGACGGATCCACGGGGGAGCGCACCACCCTGCTCGCCGACCACGCGGGCGCGATCCAGGTGCGCGCCCGCGCCCCGATCACCGACGGCGGCAACCCGCCCTACACCGTCCGGGTGGGGCTGGCGCAGCAGCTTCTCGACCGGGAGAAGGCGGGCACGAAGGTGGTGATCCGCCGCGACCAATACGAGCGAATCATGAACGTGCTCAACGAACTCCACCCGATCGGCGTGGAATTCGACACCACGGTCATCCGCGCGCACGTGCTGGAACTGGCCGTCGGGCAACTGGATTCGTTCCCCGCCTACACCTACCCCACCTACCGCCTGCGGGGGCAGCACCGCACGCGGCCCGACAGATTGGACTGA